In Horticoccus luteus, the following proteins share a genomic window:
- a CDS encoding HAD-IIIA family hydrolase yields MTASVPPPSRRALFLDRDGTLIIDKVYLADPAGVELIAGTADALRRARELGYLLFLFTNQSGIGRGLHTLEHTLRVNARLEELLGLPPPLFTDICIAPEAPGQPVVYRKPSPRFILESLAKHALDPQQCWMIGDSAADLGAGLAAGINVAAVQTGKVDPRTLPLVAERALPVFPTFAHFAATLR; encoded by the coding sequence GTGACCGCCTCCGTTCCGCCGCCCTCGCGCCGCGCCCTCTTTCTCGACCGCGACGGCACGCTGATCATCGACAAGGTTTACCTCGCCGACCCCGCCGGCGTGGAACTCATCGCCGGCACTGCCGACGCCCTTCGCCGCGCGCGCGAGCTCGGTTACCTGCTCTTCCTTTTCACCAACCAATCCGGCATCGGCCGCGGCCTGCACACGCTGGAACACACGCTGCGCGTCAACGCCCGCCTCGAAGAACTCCTCGGCCTGCCGCCGCCGCTGTTCACCGATATCTGCATCGCACCTGAAGCGCCCGGCCAGCCCGTCGTTTACCGCAAACCCTCGCCGCGTTTCATCCTTGAATCGCTCGCGAAACACGCGCTCGACCCGCAGCAGTGCTGGATGATCGGCGATTCCGCCGCCGACCTCGGCGCCGGCCTCGCTGCCGGCATCAACGTCGCCGCCGTGCAAACCGGCAAAGTCGACCCGCGCACGCTCCCTCTCGTCGCCGAGCGCGCGCTCCCCGTCTTCCCCACCTTCGCCCACTTCGCCGCCACGCTCCGGTGA
- a CDS encoding GNAT family N-acetyltransferase, producing MEGPTISLVPLSLDHVSDFLRYSADPTLWTWWLRPPPIDAATMRAEVTLALEQAATGARQPYSIFHRTRGEHIGSTSFWHHDAARRTVEIGSTWLATPFHGTGINRECKELLLRHAFTELGVAHVMLQTDELNHRSRRAIEKLGATFDHVRPHDKTTWNGRVRSSVIYILSAPPAPSTSSAPA from the coding sequence ATGGAAGGTCCCACCATTTCGCTCGTCCCGCTCTCGCTCGACCACGTCAGCGATTTTCTCCGTTACTCCGCCGATCCCACGTTGTGGACATGGTGGCTGCGTCCGCCGCCGATCGATGCCGCGACCATGCGCGCCGAAGTCACCCTCGCACTCGAACAGGCGGCGACTGGCGCCCGCCAACCGTATTCCATTTTCCATCGCACCCGTGGAGAACACATCGGCAGCACCTCGTTCTGGCACCACGATGCCGCCCGCCGCACCGTCGAAATCGGCTCCACGTGGCTGGCCACTCCGTTCCACGGCACCGGCATCAATCGCGAATGCAAGGAACTCCTCCTGCGCCACGCGTTCACCGAGCTCGGCGTCGCGCACGTCATGCTGCAAACCGACGAACTCAACCACCGCTCGCGTCGCGCCATCGAAAAACTCGGCGCCACATTCGACCACGTGCGTCCCCACGACAAGACCACGTGGAATGGCCGCGTTCGCTCCTCCGTGATCTACATCTTGTCCGCTCCGCCCGCGCCCTCCACCTCCTCCGCCCCGGCGTGA
- a CDS encoding Fpg/Nei family DNA glycosylase, which produces MPELAEVEFFRKRWSVAEGERIAAVFTHPRAKIFRGTDPAALARELPGARLLDSAAAAKQMLFHFNGDRWLGVHLGMSGELRVETSAYVPAKHDHLVLRTAQRALVFADPRMFGRVDFHLGAGPPAWWTKIAPPLLSRAFTAAAVAAFLRRRRRAPIKAVLLMQERFPGIGNWMADEILWRAAIHPQRLAGSLTAAEVRTLWRECRQVARLALRTIAGVGGKLPPDLNVHIPRTWLFWHRWEDGGLCPITKKPLVREEVGGRTTCWSPARQKLHPRR; this is translated from the coding sequence ATGCCCGAACTCGCCGAGGTTGAATTCTTCCGCAAACGCTGGAGCGTCGCCGAGGGCGAACGCATCGCCGCCGTCTTCACGCATCCGCGCGCCAAAATATTTCGCGGCACCGATCCCGCCGCGCTCGCCCGCGAACTCCCCGGTGCACGTCTCCTCGACTCCGCCGCCGCGGCGAAACAGATGCTGTTCCATTTCAACGGCGACCGCTGGCTCGGCGTGCACCTCGGCATGAGCGGCGAACTGCGCGTGGAAACCTCCGCTTACGTCCCCGCCAAACACGATCATCTCGTCCTGCGCACCGCGCAGCGCGCCCTCGTGTTCGCCGATCCACGCATGTTCGGCCGCGTCGATTTCCACCTCGGCGCCGGGCCACCCGCGTGGTGGACGAAGATCGCTCCGCCCCTCCTCTCGCGCGCCTTCACCGCCGCTGCCGTCGCCGCGTTTCTCCGCCGCCGTCGTCGCGCGCCCATCAAAGCGGTCCTCCTCATGCAGGAACGCTTTCCCGGCATCGGCAACTGGATGGCCGACGAAATCCTCTGGCGCGCGGCCATTCATCCGCAACGCCTCGCCGGTTCGCTCACCGCCGCCGAAGTGCGCACGCTCTGGCGCGAATGCCGCCAGGTCGCGCGACTCGCGCTGCGCACGATCGCCGGCGTCGGCGGCAAGCTCCCGCCCGACCTCAACGTCCACATCCCGCGCACCTGGCTTTTCTGGCACCGCTGGGAAGACGGCGGCCTCTGCCCGATCACCAAAAAACCGCTCGTCCGGGAGGAAGTCGGCGGCCGCACCACGTGCTGGTCCCCCGCCCGCCAAAAACTGCATCCGCGCCGCTGA
- a CDS encoding AraC family transcriptional regulator, whose amino-acid sequence MQLSATRPLNVEPLAINADIAPHDHDYYEICLMVRGRVEHEVAAGRQRLRPGSVVVVPPGGVHAFWSAKDVQVINVYYLAEWLAAGLSAHGSERGLVPLFLAQALFRREWATRPTVFELGASTAAAVTVELTEIREELAASCPSPLFVRTAFLKLLVRLARAAAVPGDEFSTAVRAVLNDIDAVVEHNGRFDLPSVLRTWPVSADHASRLFREATGFSPLEYYQRRRVQQASARLLDGSRTVTEVALALGFADAAHFSRAFSKYAGLTPRAYRQKYGVGGKRT is encoded by the coding sequence GTGCAGCTCAGCGCCACGCGGCCGTTGAACGTGGAGCCGTTGGCGATCAACGCCGACATCGCCCCGCACGATCACGACTATTACGAGATTTGCCTCATGGTGCGCGGCCGGGTGGAGCACGAAGTGGCGGCGGGGCGGCAGCGGTTGCGGCCGGGTTCGGTCGTCGTCGTGCCGCCGGGAGGCGTGCACGCGTTTTGGAGCGCGAAAGACGTGCAGGTGATCAACGTTTACTATCTTGCGGAATGGCTGGCGGCGGGCCTGAGCGCGCACGGCAGCGAACGCGGTTTGGTGCCGCTCTTTCTGGCGCAGGCGTTGTTTCGGCGGGAGTGGGCGACGCGGCCGACGGTCTTCGAGCTGGGGGCGTCGACGGCGGCGGCCGTGACGGTGGAGTTGACGGAGATCCGGGAGGAATTGGCGGCGTCCTGTCCTTCACCGCTGTTTGTGCGAACGGCGTTTTTGAAGTTGCTCGTGCGGCTCGCACGCGCGGCGGCGGTGCCGGGCGACGAGTTTTCCACGGCGGTGCGCGCGGTGTTGAACGACATTGACGCGGTGGTGGAGCACAACGGGCGGTTCGACCTGCCGTCGGTGCTGCGCACGTGGCCGGTGTCGGCGGATCATGCGAGCCGGCTGTTTCGCGAGGCGACGGGGTTTTCGCCGCTGGAATACTATCAACGCCGCCGGGTGCAGCAGGCGAGTGCGCGTCTGCTCGACGGCAGCCGGACGGTGACGGAAGTGGCGCTGGCGTTGGGCTTCGCGGATGCGGCGCACTTCAGTCGGGCGTTTTCCAAGTATGCGGGGCTGACGCCGCGCGCGTATCGGCAGAAGTATGGCGTCGGCGGCAAACGGACGTGA
- a CDS encoding phytanoyl-CoA dioxygenase family protein, whose protein sequence is MQAPTPPLCYLPATMNDRYPLTDEQIAAYRRDGFIQLDAVVSPAELTELREAVESAVREESRDQDPNRPKNSYEQIFIQKVNLWRRHPSVAKFVLLRRFGDIAARLMGAPARIWHDQALFKEPRTGANTPWHQDTVYWPHEPKELQTTLWLALKDTTIQNGCMSFLPGTHKLRGIEPVNLAEPQELYKVAPQTRGLKPVACPLKAGSCTFHNGLTFHYAGPNRSDDMREAIAIIYMPDHTTYTGADHMVTNNQGFKVGDPLESELFPPVSA, encoded by the coding sequence ATGCAAGCGCCGACCCCGCCCTTGTGCTATCTTCCCGCCACCATGAACGATCGTTATCCCCTCACTGACGAGCAAATCGCCGCCTACCGGCGCGACGGATTTATTCAACTCGACGCCGTTGTCTCGCCGGCGGAACTCACCGAGCTGCGCGAGGCGGTGGAGTCCGCCGTGCGCGAGGAGTCGCGCGATCAGGACCCCAATCGCCCGAAGAACAGCTACGAACAGATTTTTATTCAGAAGGTGAATCTCTGGCGTCGTCATCCCTCGGTCGCGAAGTTTGTCCTCCTGCGTCGTTTCGGCGACATCGCCGCCCGCCTCATGGGCGCGCCCGCGCGCATCTGGCACGATCAGGCCTTGTTCAAGGAACCGCGCACCGGTGCCAACACGCCGTGGCATCAGGACACCGTTTACTGGCCCCACGAGCCCAAGGAACTCCAGACCACGCTGTGGTTGGCGCTCAAGGACACCACCATCCAAAACGGCTGCATGTCGTTTCTTCCCGGCACGCACAAACTGCGCGGCATCGAACCGGTCAACCTCGCCGAGCCGCAGGAGCTGTATAAAGTCGCCCCGCAGACCCGCGGTCTTAAACCCGTGGCCTGTCCCCTCAAGGCCGGCTCCTGCACGTTTCACAACGGCCTCACTTTCCACTACGCCGGCCCCAACCGCTCCGACGACATGCGCGAGGCGATCGCGATCATCTACATGCCGGACCACACCACTTACACCGGCGCCGATCACATGGTCACCAATAACCAAGGCTTCAAGGTCGGCGATCCGCTCGAGAGCGAACTCTTCCCGCCCGTATCCGCTTAA
- a CDS encoding TlyA family RNA methyltransferase yields the protein MPSKLRLDELLVSRGLAESRTQAKALIMAGRVLHGTERLDKPGKEFATDLAVSVEQPPRFVSRGGEKLAAAVQHFALDLRGAHVLDVGASTGGFTDCALQAGAADVVCVDVGRAQLHARLRADPRVTNFEKINARHLAPGDLPRAEFDAIVMDLSFISLTAVLPAVWPFLRTTGTLVALVKPQFEAGKAEVDRGRGVIRDAAVQAAALARVREFALGHLRGAQLLGSIDSPITGADGNREFLLALRKTSP from the coding sequence ATGCCGTCGAAACTTCGCCTCGATGAACTGCTCGTCTCCCGCGGGCTCGCCGAATCGCGCACGCAAGCCAAGGCCTTGATCATGGCCGGCCGCGTGCTCCACGGCACGGAGCGCCTCGACAAACCCGGCAAAGAATTCGCGACCGACCTCGCCGTGTCCGTCGAGCAGCCCCCGCGGTTCGTTTCCCGCGGCGGTGAAAAACTCGCCGCGGCCGTGCAGCACTTCGCCCTCGACCTGCGCGGCGCCCACGTGCTCGACGTCGGTGCCTCGACCGGCGGATTCACCGACTGCGCGCTCCAGGCCGGCGCCGCGGATGTCGTTTGCGTCGATGTCGGTCGCGCGCAGTTGCACGCCCGGCTTCGGGCCGATCCGCGCGTCACGAATTTCGAAAAAATCAACGCCCGTCATCTCGCGCCCGGCGATCTGCCCCGCGCGGAATTCGACGCCATCGTGATGGACCTGTCGTTCATCTCCCTCACCGCCGTGCTCCCCGCCGTGTGGCCGTTCTTGCGGACCACCGGCACCCTCGTAGCGCTCGTCAAACCCCAGTTCGAGGCCGGCAAAGCCGAAGTCGACCGCGGGCGGGGCGTGATCCGCGACGCAGCCGTGCAGGCCGCGGCACTCGCCCGGGTCCGCGAGTTTGCCCTCGGCCACCTCCGCGGCGCGCAGTTGCTCGGCTCGATCGACTCCCCCATCACCGGCGCCGATGGCAACCGCGAGTTTCTCCTCGCCCTGCGTAAAACCTCCCCTTGA
- a CDS encoding NAD(+)/NADH kinase translates to MKPIRRLAFVVNTDKAGAPELARTLAQCARHAGVKIKQTTRFPLPKGYLDDVDACCVIGGDGTLLGVARESARRQVPIIGVNRGSLGFLTTFSADEARAHFDELLQGSFHIDRRSMLVCSTGPRSHDLALNDVLIKDEVNSRIVRLAVFADGELVTEYSCDGLIFSTATGSTAYNLSAGGPIIHPSAGVIAMTPICPHTLSNRAIIFRETVKLRVLNRSEGARLLVAMDGQRNLKVGVGSPVEISIAEQRLPLAQRVAYSHFAVVREKLQWTGNLVDNSH, encoded by the coding sequence ATGAAGCCCATCCGCAGACTCGCGTTCGTCGTCAACACCGACAAAGCCGGCGCGCCCGAACTCGCCCGCACCCTCGCGCAATGCGCCCGCCATGCCGGCGTGAAGATCAAACAGACCACCCGCTTCCCGCTGCCGAAGGGATATCTCGACGACGTCGATGCCTGTTGCGTGATCGGCGGCGATGGCACGCTGCTCGGCGTCGCCCGCGAATCCGCCCGCCGCCAAGTGCCGATCATCGGCGTCAACCGCGGCAGCCTCGGTTTCCTCACCACCTTTTCCGCCGACGAAGCCCGCGCCCATTTCGACGAATTGCTGCAGGGCTCCTTCCATATCGATCGCCGCTCGATGCTCGTGTGCTCCACCGGTCCGCGCTCGCACGACCTCGCGCTCAACGACGTGTTGATCAAAGACGAGGTCAACTCCCGCATCGTGCGCCTCGCGGTGTTCGCCGATGGCGAACTCGTCACGGAGTATAGCTGCGACGGCCTCATCTTTTCGACCGCGACCGGCTCGACCGCCTACAATCTTTCCGCGGGCGGTCCGATCATCCACCCCTCCGCCGGCGTGATCGCGATGACCCCGATCTGTCCGCACACCTTGAGCAACCGCGCGATTATATTCCGCGAGACCGTGAAACTTCGCGTGCTCAACCGGTCCGAAGGCGCCCGCCTCCTCGTCGCCATGGATGGCCAGCGCAACCTCAAGGTCGGCGTCGGCTCCCCGGTGGAGATTTCCATTGCGGAGCAACGCCTCCCGCTCGCCCAACGCGTCGCTTACTCTCATTTCGCGGTCGTTCGCGAGAAGCTCCAGTGGACGGGCAACCTCGTGGATAACTCCCACTAA
- a CDS encoding heme-dependent oxidative N-demethylase subunit alpha family protein — MVALAELFPAGDFRFHLTLRRGAPAEFFGLQDASGERLRERRRWLAEDPARYAALTAAGAVVLAEFAANAVEWRLPRPDAAEDIVAWGASAEPDLLFLRADAAGRFRLEGGALCFPTGWALQEKMGRTLDEIHGVVPGLNAALASPIQQFLQRLKPGVAWRRANWGLAATAELNLHPARAVPAPALPVRLDALWLRVEEQALVALPRSGGIVFGIRIALHRLDHVTAEPTVRAGLRRALETMPDDLAIYKRIEPIRAALTCAL, encoded by the coding sequence ATGGTCGCTCTCGCCGAGTTGTTTCCCGCGGGCGATTTCCGGTTTCACCTCACGCTCCGGCGCGGAGCACCGGCGGAATTTTTCGGTCTGCAGGACGCGAGTGGCGAGCGGTTGCGCGAACGCCGGCGCTGGCTGGCGGAGGATCCGGCGCGTTATGCCGCGCTGACAGCGGCGGGCGCGGTGGTGCTGGCGGAGTTCGCGGCGAATGCGGTCGAGTGGCGTCTGCCGCGGCCGGATGCGGCGGAGGATATCGTCGCCTGGGGCGCGAGCGCGGAGCCCGATCTGTTGTTTTTACGCGCCGATGCGGCGGGGCGGTTTCGGCTGGAAGGAGGCGCGTTGTGTTTTCCGACGGGGTGGGCGCTGCAGGAGAAAATGGGTCGCACGCTCGATGAGATTCATGGCGTGGTGCCCGGGTTGAATGCGGCGCTCGCGAGCCCGATCCAACAATTTCTCCAACGTCTAAAACCGGGTGTGGCGTGGCGGCGGGCGAATTGGGGCCTGGCGGCGACCGCGGAGTTGAACCTGCATCCGGCTCGGGCGGTGCCGGCGCCGGCGCTGCCGGTGCGCCTCGATGCCTTGTGGCTGCGGGTGGAGGAGCAGGCGCTCGTCGCCCTGCCGCGCTCGGGCGGAATCGTGTTTGGGATTCGCATCGCGTTGCACCGGCTCGATCACGTGACGGCGGAGCCGACGGTCCGCGCCGGGCTCCGACGGGCGCTGGAAACGATGCCGGACGATCTTGCAATCTATAAGCGGATCGAGCCGATCCGCGCGGCGTTAACGTGCGCGTTATAA
- a CDS encoding M16 family metallopeptidase codes for MPAASADLKLLNAFWREPVARVVLPNGLTLIVKPDHSAALASVQVWVKTGSVHEGALLGAGLSHYLEHMLFKGTQRRAGREISATVQAHGGYINAYTTFDRTVYYIDLPSEHVGVAVDLLADATLHSTLPADEVTRERDVILREIAMTQDDPDNRLSETLFATAFRAHPYRQPIIGHREVFSAVTREQLTEYYRTRYVPNNLVVVVVGDVEPASVQAMVEQHFGSAPRAALAPVLVPDEPGQLAGRTQHLYEDVELTRGALAWQIPGLTHPDAPALDLLATILGAGDSSVFWQRIREQGNLVHTIDAQSWNPGSVGLFFVSFTCEAGNRDRAVAAVQRELGRMARTGFTPAQIRKAVRQIVVGEINTRKTMAGQASRLGSAEVVVGDLDFSRAYFARLAQIDSAELKRVLRAHLMPERLTTLSLNPLAARPAVAVVRERAGKRADVEEIVLPNGARLLLQPDSRLPNVHLRLAHRGGPLYEHAGRRGATGLLATLLTKDTQRRSAAETARYIEEVGGSFYPFSGNNSFGLAVEVLPTDIDRALTVLRDAALTPAFKASTFAREREAQLAELQQDADDVVTLGRKRVREKFFGPHPLAIDAQGDAAGVAALQTKDVVALHRALVVAPNTVLSIAGDFSPAKLKPKLKALLNALPKRAFTPARVAFHGAAAVGDFVEQQPREQAVVFQAFPGPGARAADFYVSEVADEVFSGMASRLFERVREEKGLAYFVRSARVTGLEAGMFYFFAGTAPDKAAEVLGEIEAEIARMAAGGIEAAEIARCQTRLKAARRQGLQTNGAKALQAAVNVLAGLPANDWKNYDAHVDAVTIAQLATFATTYFRREQRTQLVVRP; via the coding sequence ATGCCTGCAGCCTCCGCGGATCTGAAGTTACTCAATGCATTCTGGCGCGAACCGGTCGCGCGCGTGGTGTTGCCGAATGGCCTCACGTTGATCGTGAAGCCGGACCACTCCGCGGCGCTGGCCTCGGTGCAGGTGTGGGTGAAGACGGGCAGTGTGCACGAAGGCGCGCTGCTGGGTGCGGGCCTCTCGCACTACCTTGAGCATATGTTGTTCAAAGGGACGCAGCGGCGCGCGGGCCGGGAGATTTCTGCGACCGTGCAGGCCCATGGCGGTTATATTAACGCCTACACGACGTTCGATCGGACCGTCTATTATATCGACCTGCCGAGCGAGCACGTGGGGGTGGCGGTGGACTTGCTGGCGGATGCGACGCTGCATTCGACGCTGCCGGCGGACGAAGTGACGCGGGAGCGGGACGTGATTTTGCGCGAAATCGCGATGACGCAGGACGATCCGGACAACCGGTTGTCGGAAACGCTGTTTGCGACGGCCTTTCGCGCGCATCCTTACCGGCAGCCGATCATCGGGCACCGCGAAGTGTTTTCGGCGGTGACGCGCGAGCAGCTCACGGAGTATTACCGCACCCGTTACGTGCCGAACAATCTCGTGGTTGTGGTGGTGGGCGACGTCGAGCCGGCGAGCGTGCAGGCGATGGTGGAGCAGCATTTTGGGAGCGCGCCGCGAGCGGCGCTGGCCCCGGTGCTGGTGCCCGACGAGCCGGGGCAACTCGCGGGACGCACCCAGCACCTTTATGAGGACGTCGAGCTGACGCGCGGCGCGCTCGCGTGGCAGATTCCGGGACTGACGCATCCGGACGCGCCGGCGCTGGATTTGCTGGCGACGATTCTCGGCGCGGGCGACAGCTCGGTGTTCTGGCAACGCATTCGCGAGCAGGGGAATCTGGTGCATACGATCGACGCGCAAAGCTGGAATCCCGGGAGCGTGGGTTTGTTTTTCGTCTCGTTCACTTGCGAAGCGGGCAATCGCGACCGGGCGGTGGCGGCCGTGCAGCGCGAGCTGGGGCGCATGGCGCGCACGGGGTTCACGCCGGCGCAAATCCGCAAGGCCGTGCGGCAGATCGTCGTGGGCGAAATCAATACGCGGAAAACGATGGCGGGGCAGGCGTCGCGTCTCGGTTCGGCGGAAGTGGTGGTGGGCGATCTCGATTTCAGTCGCGCGTATTTTGCGCGCCTGGCGCAGATCGACTCGGCGGAATTAAAACGCGTGTTGCGCGCGCACCTGATGCCGGAGCGGCTCACCACGCTGTCGCTCAATCCGCTGGCGGCGCGACCGGCGGTGGCGGTCGTCCGCGAACGGGCAGGGAAGCGGGCGGACGTCGAGGAAATCGTGCTGCCCAATGGCGCGCGTTTACTGCTTCAGCCGGACTCCCGGCTGCCCAATGTGCACCTGCGCCTCGCGCATCGGGGCGGACCGCTTTACGAACACGCCGGCCGGCGCGGCGCGACGGGGCTGCTGGCCACTTTGCTGACGAAGGATACGCAGCGCCGCAGCGCGGCGGAGACGGCGCGTTATATCGAAGAGGTGGGCGGCTCGTTCTATCCGTTTTCGGGCAACAACAGCTTCGGACTCGCCGTCGAGGTCTTGCCGACGGATATCGACCGGGCGCTGACGGTGCTGCGCGATGCGGCGCTGACGCCCGCGTTCAAGGCGTCGACGTTCGCGCGGGAGCGGGAGGCCCAGCTCGCGGAGTTGCAGCAGGACGCGGATGATGTGGTGACACTCGGGCGCAAACGGGTGCGGGAAAAGTTTTTCGGGCCGCATCCGCTGGCGATCGATGCGCAGGGCGACGCGGCCGGCGTGGCGGCGTTGCAAACGAAAGATGTGGTGGCGCTGCATCGCGCGCTGGTCGTGGCGCCGAATACGGTGCTGTCGATCGCGGGGGATTTTTCGCCGGCGAAGTTGAAGCCGAAACTGAAGGCGTTGCTCAACGCGCTGCCCAAACGGGCGTTCACGCCAGCGCGCGTGGCGTTCCACGGCGCGGCGGCGGTGGGGGATTTTGTCGAGCAGCAGCCGCGGGAGCAGGCCGTGGTGTTCCAGGCGTTTCCGGGGCCGGGTGCGCGGGCGGCGGATTTCTATGTGAGCGAAGTCGCGGACGAGGTGTTCAGCGGCATGGCGTCGCGATTGTTTGAGCGTGTGCGCGAAGAGAAGGGGCTCGCGTATTTTGTGCGGTCGGCGCGCGTGACCGGGTTGGAGGCGGGGATGTTTTATTTTTTTGCCGGGACGGCGCCGGACAAGGCGGCGGAAGTGCTGGGCGAGATCGAGGCGGAGATCGCGCGGATGGCGGCGGGCGGAATCGAAGCGGCGGAAATCGCCCGGTGCCAGACGCGTTTGAAGGCGGCGCGGCGGCAAGGTTTGCAGACCAACGGCGCGAAGGCGCTGCAGGCGGCGGTGAACGTGCTCGCGGGCCTGCCGGCCAACGATTGGAAAAACTACGACGCGCACGTGGATGCGGTGACGATCGCGCAACTGGCGACGTTCGCGACGACGTATTTCCGGCGTGAGCAGCGCACGCAGCTCGTGGTGCGGCCGTAG
- a CDS encoding Minf_1886 family protein — translation MQDLEFAEIVELICKEDPRFDRKAYEFVRLGLDHTVKEIKKKEPSRTGKALHVKGPELLDGIRGYALDQFGPLAKTVLDAWRVKRCADFGEIVFNLIEYNVFSKTESDRREDFANAYTFEDAFVKPFLPKRRRAAVSAS, via the coding sequence ATGCAAGACTTGGAATTTGCCGAAATCGTCGAGTTGATCTGCAAGGAGGATCCGCGCTTTGACCGGAAGGCGTATGAATTCGTCCGCCTCGGGCTCGATCATACGGTGAAGGAAATCAAGAAAAAGGAACCGTCGCGGACAGGCAAGGCGTTGCATGTAAAGGGTCCGGAGCTGCTCGATGGCATTCGCGGGTATGCGCTGGATCAGTTCGGTCCGCTCGCGAAGACGGTGCTGGATGCGTGGCGGGTGAAGCGGTGTGCGGATTTTGGCGAGATCGTTTTCAATCTTATAGAATACAACGTGTTTAGCAAAACGGAGAGCGATCGGCGGGAGGATTTTGCGAACGCCTACACGTTTGAAGATGCGTTCGTGAAACCGTTTTTGCCGAAGCGTCGACGGGCGGCCGTCAGTGCGTCATAA
- a CDS encoding Fur family transcriptional regulator, protein MIASTQTNHPLAGVSAGAEVQARVKEACAQLKIAGLRITQPRVAILTALAARRHPASIDQLHRDLSNTSCDLVTVYRCLAAFEDIGLVRRSFFHNGTSLYEISLNKHSSRYHVVCKSTRTVEEIDPSTTAALEQAVQKIEELLRERGYKGVTHVVEFFGIAPAPNRLAAAAPLVPAVR, encoded by the coding sequence ATGATCGCTTCAACGCAAACGAACCATCCCCTGGCGGGAGTTTCTGCTGGCGCCGAGGTCCAGGCGCGAGTGAAGGAAGCATGCGCCCAGCTCAAGATCGCCGGCTTGCGCATCACCCAACCCCGCGTGGCCATCCTCACGGCGCTGGCCGCCCGACGCCATCCCGCCAGCATCGATCAGCTCCACCGCGACTTAAGCAACACATCCTGCGATCTGGTCACGGTTTACCGCTGCCTCGCCGCGTTTGAGGATATCGGCCTCGTCCGCCGCTCTTTTTTCCACAACGGCACCAGCCTGTATGAAATTTCGCTAAATAAACACTCCAGCCGGTATCACGTGGTGTGCAAAAGCACCCGCACCGTTGAAGAAATCGACCCTTCCACCACCGCCGCGCTCGAACAGGCCGTGCAAAAGATCGAAGAACTGCTGCGTGAACGCGGCTACAAGGGCGTGACGCACGTCGTCGAGTTCTTTGGCATTGCCCCCGCGCCCAACCGTCTGGCCGCGGCCGCGCCTCTCGTGCCAGCCGTGCGCTGA
- a CDS encoding superoxide dismutase, whose translation MMHVSSENRGLSRRDVLKTLGLGAALVALGRGRLRAGGAETGRGAMAGGLTQPFALPPLGFAYDALEPHIDATTMEIHYTKHHQGYVNNANRALEGHAAWQRKTAAEILRELAAAPPQIRTALRNNVGGHVNHTLFWQVITPGGAKSPKGSLRAGIERSFGSVDALQAAFNDAAMKRFGSGWAWLGAEKGKLIVRSTANQDSLLSESVVPLLGLDVWEHAYYIHYQNRRADYVKAFWNVVNWDTVQANFDRAQA comes from the coding sequence ATGATGCACGTTTCTTCCGAAAACCGCGGGCTGAGCCGGCGCGACGTATTGAAAACGCTGGGCCTCGGGGCGGCGCTGGTGGCGCTCGGGCGAGGCCGTTTGCGGGCGGGCGGCGCGGAGACCGGACGGGGGGCGATGGCCGGGGGGCTGACGCAGCCGTTTGCGTTGCCGCCACTGGGTTTTGCGTATGATGCGCTGGAGCCGCACATCGACGCGACGACGATGGAGATCCATTACACGAAGCACCATCAGGGCTACGTGAACAACGCCAACCGTGCGTTGGAGGGGCACGCCGCCTGGCAGCGCAAAACCGCCGCGGAGATCCTGCGCGAACTCGCCGCCGCGCCGCCGCAGATCCGGACGGCCTTGCGCAATAATGTGGGCGGACATGTGAACCACACGCTGTTCTGGCAGGTGATCACGCCGGGGGGCGCGAAGTCTCCGAAGGGCAGCCTGCGGGCCGGGATTGAGCGCAGCTTCGGTTCAGTCGATGCGCTGCAGGCGGCGTTTAACGACGCGGCGATGAAGCGTTTCGGGAGCGGGTGGGCGTGGTTGGGAGCGGAAAAAGGCAAGCTGATCGTGCGATCGACCGCCAATCAGGATTCGCTGTTGAGCGAAAGCGTGGTGCCGTTGCTCGGACTCGATGTCTGGGAGCACGCGTATTATATTCACTATCAAAACCGCCGCGCGGATTACGTGAAGGCGTTTTGGAATGTGGTGAATTGGGATACGGTGCAGGCGAATTTCGATCGGGCTCAGGCGTAA